One Verrucomicrobiota bacterium genomic window, GGAAGCGGAAGGGGTGGTGGCTTGGGGGAGGTCTCGGGCGTCGCTCGAACCATTTTCTGACGCCGCCTTGTCTGAAGCGGAAGGGGGAGGAAGCAAAAAGAGGGCGAGCAAGAGAAGGGTTGCCCCCACCAGGCTCACGAGAAGAGCTCGAGGGTTCATATTCGCCATTTTACTACGAGTGTCTGCCGAGACCTAGCAGAGAGAGGAGAAAGTAGCCTCCCGCGGTGGCGATGGACGAGGGGCTGGGGATTCAGGCCAGCATCTCGGCGGCTTCGGCCGGGGCGAGCGGCTTGGGTGCCTGGGGGGCCATGCCGAGCTTGGCGATGAGCGCTTGGTCGGCCTCGACCTGCGGGTTCTTGGCCGTCAAAAGTTTCTCGCCGTAGAAAATGCTATTGGCCCCGGCAAAGAAGCAGAGGGTTTGGCCTTCTTCACTCAAGGCGGTCCGGCCGGCCGAGAGGCGGACCTTGGCCTGGGGCACGGCGAGGCGGGTCACGGCGATGATGCGGACGAGGTCAAAGACTGTGACCGGCTCTCCCCCAGCCAGCGGGGTGCCGGGCATGGGCATGAGCTTGTTGATGGGCACGCTTTCAGGCTGGGGGGAGAACTCGGAGATGACTTCGATCATTTTGAGGCGGTCCTCGGTGTTCTCCCCCAGACCGAGAATGCCCCCGCAGCAGACGCTCATGCCGGCCTCTTGGGCGTGGCCGATGGTGCGGAGTCGATCCTCGAAGGTGTGGGTCGTGACGACGTTGGGGTAGTGCTCGGGCGAGGTGTCGATATTGTGATTGTAAGCCGTGACGCCGGCTTCCCGAAGTTGGTGGGCTGCTTCGGCATCCAGCTCCCCGAGGGTCACGCAGACTTCCATCCCGGTCTTGGAAACTTCTCGCACGATTTCGCAGACTTTGTCGAAGCGGGGGGTGCCGGCTTTGACCCCCTTCCAAGCCGCGCCCATGCAGAAGCGGGTCGAGCCATTGGCCACCGCGGCCTCCGCTCGTTCCATGACGTCGTCCACGCAGAGGAGCCGCTCGCGATCGACTCCCGTGGAGTAGTGGGAACTTTGCGCGCAATAGGAGCAGTCTTCCGAACAGCCTCCGGTTTTGATACTCAAGAGGGTGCAGAGCTGGACTTCGTTTTCCGGCCAGTGCGCTTCGTGGACGCGGCGGGCCTTTTGCAGGAGTTCAAAGAGAGGCAGGTCGTGGAAGCGCTTGAGCTCGGCGTAGTGCATACCCTTGTTCTAAAGCATTTTTTAGGGAACGCGGAAACCGAAAAACGCCCGGCCCCAAGCAGCCACAAAAAAGGGCTCGCAATTTCAGCTTTTGGCCTACCTTACCGACCCGCTCGGCGGCAGGCACGTAATGCCGTCGAGCGGGACGGCCCTCGGAAAAGGCAGCCCTGCGGAACGCTCCTTGCAGCGTTCACTCCCTTTCCGTTGCGTTCAACCCAAGCGGAGGACCGGACATGTATTTGCACGAGCTTGAGATTCCCAACCAAGGCAGTCTTCATCGGCTGGAAAACGAGAAGGACGCTTGCGGCGTCGGGATGGTGGCTTCCATCCCGGGCGAGAAATCCTTCCGTGTTCTCGAGACCGCCATTCGCTCCGTCTGCAATGTGACCCACCGGGGGGCCGTGGATGCCGATGGCAAGACCGGCGATGGCACGGGCATTCTCTCCCAAATTCCCTTCAAAATTTTCGGCGCCCTGGCCGAAGAACGCGGAGCCAAGGGCATCGAACCCGCCAACCTCGGAGTGGGAGTCTTCTTCCTGCCGACCCAGCCCGAGCAGGCCCGCCAAATCATGGATCTGAGCGAAGACCTCATCCGGAGCCGGGGGGTGACGGTGCTGGGCTGGCGGGATGTGCCCGTTCGAAGCGAGGCCCTGGGCGAGATCGCGCGCTGTTCCGAGCCCGTCATCAAGCAGCTTCTTCTGCAACAGCAAGGCGAACCCGACGCGGACAAGTTCGAGCGCGAACTCTATCTCTGCCGCAAGCAAATCACTCGCCTGGCCAAGAAAAACGGCATCTCCGGCTTCTACATCCCCTCCCTCTCGGGCCGCATGATTTCCTACAAGGCCTTGGCCGTGGCCACCGGCCTCCCCGCCTACTATGACGATCTGAAAAACAAGGATTTTGAGACGGCCATCTGCCTTTACCACCAGCGCTTTTCGACCAACACCTTTCCCACTTGGGCGCTCTGCCACCCCTTCCGGATGCTCTCCCACAATGGAGAAATCAACACGGTGCGAGGCAATCGAAACTGGATCACCGCGCGTGAGGGGGACATGCAGCACGAAATCTGGGGCGAGGACATCGCCCTCATTCGTGATGTCATCGACCACCAAGAATCCGACTCCGCCAGCTTGGACGCCGCGCTCGAGTTGCTGGTGCTCTCGGGGCGTCGCGTCGAGCACGCCATGTCCATGCTGATCCCTCCGGCCTGGCGGGCCAATCCTTTCCTGAGCGAGCCCGTGAAAGCCTTCTACCAGTATCACCGCTCCTTCTCGGAGCCGTGGGATGGGCCGGCCGCCGTCTGTTTCACGGATGGAAGAACGGTCGCCGCCACGCTCGACCGCAATGGGCTGCGCCCAGCGCGTTACAAAATCACCCAGGATGGGCTCTTCAGTCTCGGCTCGGAGGTGGGCGTGGCCGAGTTGCCCGACGAAATCGTGGTGCAAAAAGGGCGCTTGGCCCCGGGCGAAATGCTCAGCATCGACACCACGAGCGGTCGCTTCCTTGGGGATCAAGCCATTCGCGAAGAGTTGGCGGCAGCCCAGCCCTACGGCGAGTGGATCCGGCAAAACCGGACCGAGCTGGACCAACTGACCACCCCCGACCCCGTCGAGCCCACCGAATCCATCGTGGGCGCGGACTTGGTCAAGCGGCAGCTGGCCTTCGACATCAGCCAAGAGGAAATCAAAATGGCCATCCAGCCCATGGCCGTGGGCGGTCAAGAGGCCGTCCACAGCATGGGCGATGACATCCCGCTCTCGATTCTCTCGCACAAGCCCCGGCTGCTCTCGACCTACTTCAAGCAGCTCTTCGCGCAGGTGACCAACCCCCCGATCGACCCCATCCGCGAGCGACTCGTGATGTCGCTGGCAGCGGGCTTGGGCCCCGAACGCAATATCCTAAAAGAGACCCCCGAGCACGCCAAGGTCCTCAACATCGAGAGCCCGATTCTCTTCGAACACCAGATCGAGGCCATTCAGGACCTGGACGAATTCCCCTGCCAGCTGCTCGACCTGACTTGGCCGGTGGCGGAGGGCGCGAAAGGACTCGAGCCGGCGCTGGATGCCTTATGCCAGTCGGCCGAGGAAGCGGTCGAAGACGGGAAGGTCATTTTGCTGCTCAGTGACCGCGGAGTCAGCCCCGAGCGCGTCGCCCTTCCGGCCCTCTTGGCGGTCGGCGCAGTCCACCATCACCTCAGTCGCAAGCGCACCCGCATGCGCTGTTCTCTGGTGGTGGAAACGGGTGAAGTGCGGGATCCCCACCAGCTGGCCGTGACCTTCGGCTACGGGGCGACCGCCATCTGCCCCTACCTCGGCTACGCCAGCATTCGCGATGAAATCGCCAAAGGAACCAAGGACTTCCAGGGCGTGGAAACTTTGCAGGCGCTCAAGAATTATCGCTACGGACTGGAAAAGGGCCTCCTCAAGATCATGTCCAAGATCGGCATTGGAGTCCTGAATAGCTACCAGGGTGCCCAGATCTTTGAAGCCATCGGTCTGGGCCAGGGCCTGGTGGACCGCTGCTTCACCGGCACCCATTCCAAGATCGACGGCATTGGCTTCCTCGACGTGGGCCAAGAAGCCCTCCAGCGCCATTTTTCGGGCTACGAAGGGGAGGAGAAGGCCTTGGGCGATCCCGGTTACAACATCTACCGCCGCAGCGGCGAAACCCATGTGGTCGACCCCGGGGTCATCAAGAACTTCCACACTTTTGTGAAATCGGGCAAATCGGAGGACTACGATGACTACGTCAAAGAAATCCTGAAAAGCCGCCCGGTGGGCCTCAAGGACGTCATGGAATGGGTCCCAGCCGCGTCGGGGCCGGTGCCCATCGATGAGGTGGAGCCCATCGAAGACATTCGCAGCCGCTTCACCACCGCCGCCATGTCCATGGGAGCGCTCAGCCCGGAGGCCCACGAAACGCTCGCCATTGCCATGAACCGGATCGGCGGCAAGTCGGACTCGGGCGAAGGGGGAGAAGACCCCAAGCGCTTCACCCCGTGGGCCAATGGCGACTGGGCCAACTCCAAGATCAAACAGATTGCCTCCGGTCGCTTCGGTGTGAGTGCGGAGTATCTGGTGAACGCCGAAGAGCTGGAAATCAAAATGGCTCAGGGAGCCAAGCCGGGGGAAGGCGGCCAGCTCCCCGCGCACAAAGTCACCGGCGTCATTGCCAAGCTTCGCAAAACCCAACCCGGCGTGCAGCTCATCAGCCCGCCTCCCCACCACGACATCTACTCCATCGAGGACCTGGCTCAGCTCATTCACGACCTGAAGGAAGTGAACCCCAAGGCCCGGGTCTGCGTGAAATTGGTGGCCGAGACGGGGGTGGGCACGATCGCGGCCGGGGTCGCCAAGGCCAATGCCGACATCATCCTGGTCTCCGGCTGGGAGGGGGGCACGGGGGCCTCGCCCCTTTCGTCCATCAAGCACGCCGGGCTCCCTTGGGAGTTGGGCGTGGCCGAGACCCAGCAAGTGCTTTTGCTAAACGGACTGCGCGACCGCATCACCCTGCGGACCGATGGGGGACTCCGCACAGGACAGGACATCATCACGGCCGCCATCCTGGGCGCGGAGGAATACAACTTTGGCACCATCGCCCTCATCGCCATGGGCTGCGTCTACGTCCGCAAGTGCCACCTGAATGTCTGCCCGGTGGGCGTGGCCACCACCTCGCCGAAATTCCGCGCCAAGTTCAAGGGCACCCCGGAAATGGTCGTCAATTTCTTCAATGGCGTGGCCGAGGAATGTCGCCAAATCATGGCCAACCTGGGCGTGCGCAGATTGAACGATCTCATCGGCCGGCCGGAGTTTCTCCGGCAGCGGGAAGTGCTCGACCACCCCAAAGCCAACACCATTTCCCTGGCGCCCATTCTCAAAAACGTGACCGCCAAGCAGGGAGAGCGCTACTGCGTGGAAGAGCGAAACGACGGCATCCACGAGCCACCGCTCGACGACCAGATCCTACTCGACGCCCGGGAAGCGATCGCCCAGAAAACGCCCGTCGAACTCTCCTACCCCATCCGGAATACTCACCGAAACATCGGCACCAAACTTACCGGAGAAATCGCCCGCCGCTACGGCGACCACGGCCTGCCCGAGGGCACCATTTCCCTCAGACTCCGAGGGAGTGCCGGACAGAGCTTCTGCACCTTCCTCTGCGGGGGCATCAAGATCGAGTTGAGCGGCGAGGCCAATGACTACGTCGGCAAAGGCATGTGTGGGGGGGAGATCATCATCAAGCCCTCCGACCAGGCGCACCCGGACTTCGTGCCGCACGCCAACTCCATCGTGGGCAACACCGTCATGTATGGAGCCACCGGTGGCTACCTCTTTGCCAACGGGCGAGGAGGCGAGCGCTTCTGCGTTCGCAATTCGGGCGGCACGGCCGTGGTAGAAGGCATTGGCGACCACGGCTGCGAATACATGACAAACGGCTTGGTCGTCGTCCTGGGCGGCGCTGGAAAAAACTTCGGGGCCGGCATGAGCGGGGGCACCGCCTACATCTATGACGAGAACGACACCTTCCATCGGATTTACAACGATGAAATGGTCGAGCCCGTCGCGCTCGAAGACCCCGAGGACATCGCCGTCGTGAAGCAGCTCATCACCCGTCACCAGGAGCTCACGGGCAGCCCGAAGGCCCAGCGTCTTCTGGACAACTGGGAAACCACCCTCCAAACCTTTCTCAAAGTCCAGCCCAAGGGTAAAAAGCCGGCCGCCAAAGTCGAGCCCGTGGCCGCCGCGGTCAAATGAGGCCCCTCCGGAAGCTTTGCCCGCTCTCCCCGCTGAACCTCGGGCTTCTGTGAAACTCCTACCGGACAGCCTGCCATCGCCCCTGGGAGCCACGCCCCAAGCGGGTGGGACGAACTTCGCCCTCTTTTCTGAGCACGCCTGGGCGGTCGACCTCTGTCTCTTCGACCCCGAAGACCACCAGCGCGAAACCGCGCGAGTGCGCCTGCCTCATCGCACCGATGGGGTCTGGCACGGGGCCCTGGCCGGCGTCGGCCCCGGCACCCCCTACGGCTACCGGGTCCACGGCCCCTTCGCGCCCCAGAGCGGGCACCGCTTCAATCCCTACAAGCTCCTGCTCGATCCCTACGCCAAAGCCATCACGGGGCCGATCCTTGGGCAGGAGGCGCAGCGGGGAGCGCTCGCGACCTCACCCGGAACCGAAGAGCCCGACCCCTTCGACTCGGCCGAAAGCGTCCCGCGAAGCTTGGTGGTGGCGGTGGACTTTGACTGGCAGGGCACCTCCCGCCCCCAAGTCCCGCTCTCTGAAACCATCGTCTACGAGGCCCACGTGAAAGGCTTCACCCAACTGGCCGAATTCGTGCCCGAACCCCTGCGGGGAACCTACGCCGGGCTGGGCAGCCCCGGCGCCCTTGCCTATCTCGAATCATTAGGGATCACCAGCATCCAACTCCTTCCGCTTCACCATCACGTGGACGACCAATTCCTAGTCGAAAAGGGCCGAACCAATTACTGGGGCTACAGCAGCATTGGATTCTTCGCGCCCCATGCCGAATACAGCGCCTCCGGGCCCTTGGGGGGCCAGGTGCGGGAATTCCAGGAAATGGTGCGCGCCTTTCACGCCGCCGGAATGGAAGTGATCCTGGATGTGGTCTACAACCACACCGGCGAAGGAAACGAGCGCGGGCCGACCCTGGCCTTCCGCGGCATCGACAACCTCAGCTACTACCGCCTCTCGCCCGAAAATCTGGCTCACTACTGGGACGTCACCGGCACCGGCAACACCATCAACATGGGGCACCCCATGGTGGTCCGCCTGGTGCTCGACAGCCTGCGCTACTGGGTGGAAGTCATGGGAGTGGATGGCTTCCGCTTCGACCTCGCGCCCGTCATGGGCCGGGAGGGACGCTATTTCAACTCGGAGAGTTCCTTCTTCCGCGCGGTCCGGCAAGACCCCGTCCTGAGCCAGGTCAAGCTCATCGCCGAACCCTGGGACCTGGGCCACGATGGCTACCAAGTGGGCGGCTTTCCCCGGCCTTGGCG contains:
- the glgX gene encoding glycogen debranching protein GlgX — encoded protein: MKLLPDSLPSPLGATPQAGGTNFALFSEHAWAVDLCLFDPEDHQRETARVRLPHRTDGVWHGALAGVGPGTPYGYRVHGPFAPQSGHRFNPYKLLLDPYAKAITGPILGQEAQRGALATSPGTEEPDPFDSAESVPRSLVVAVDFDWQGTSRPQVPLSETIVYEAHVKGFTQLAEFVPEPLRGTYAGLGSPGALAYLESLGITSIQLLPLHHHVDDQFLVEKGRTNYWGYSSIGFFAPHAEYSASGPLGGQVREFQEMVRAFHAAGMEVILDVVYNHTGEGNERGPTLAFRGIDNLSYYRLSPENLAHYWDVTGTGNTINMGHPMVVRLVLDSLRYWVEVMGVDGFRFDLAPVMGREGRYFNSESSFFRAVRQDPVLSQVKLIAEPWDLGHDGYQVGGFPRPWRELNGKFRDSLRQFWKGDPGLLAQFAYRLTGSEDYYRYRGPQASVNFLTSHDGFTLRDLVSYHEKRNLENGEENRDGEAHNLSWNCGQEGPSEDPAVRALRQRQARNFLTTLFLSQGIPFLMQGDEFGRTQRGNNNAYCQDNEISWLDWRWDEDGQNLQVFVRELIALRKRHAIFRRHGFLEGNFLRGDQVRDVLWFRANGCLMHHDDWHDPDRKRIGMLLTGSARTRKRDWRRSAHDDSFVLLFNAEHKPKNFVLPGQPETVQWTAIIDTASENGLGQGRQPLAGGDTFPLAAHATAVLRLSAGEEGEAQVFPTS
- the bioB gene encoding biotin synthase BioB; amino-acid sequence: MHYAELKRFHDLPLFELLQKARRVHEAHWPENEVQLCTLLSIKTGGCSEDCSYCAQSSHYSTGVDRERLLCVDDVMERAEAAVANGSTRFCMGAAWKGVKAGTPRFDKVCEIVREVSKTGMEVCVTLGELDAEAAHQLREAGVTAYNHNIDTSPEHYPNVVTTHTFEDRLRTIGHAQEAGMSVCCGGILGLGENTEDRLKMIEVISEFSPQPESVPINKLMPMPGTPLAGGEPVTVFDLVRIIAVTRLAVPQAKVRLSAGRTALSEEGQTLCFFAGANSIFYGEKLLTAKNPQVEADQALIAKLGMAPQAPKPLAPAEAAEMLA
- the gltB gene encoding glutamate synthase large subunit, whose amino-acid sequence is MYLHELEIPNQGSLHRLENEKDACGVGMVASIPGEKSFRVLETAIRSVCNVTHRGAVDADGKTGDGTGILSQIPFKIFGALAEERGAKGIEPANLGVGVFFLPTQPEQARQIMDLSEDLIRSRGVTVLGWRDVPVRSEALGEIARCSEPVIKQLLLQQQGEPDADKFERELYLCRKQITRLAKKNGISGFYIPSLSGRMISYKALAVATGLPAYYDDLKNKDFETAICLYHQRFSTNTFPTWALCHPFRMLSHNGEINTVRGNRNWITAREGDMQHEIWGEDIALIRDVIDHQESDSASLDAALELLVLSGRRVEHAMSMLIPPAWRANPFLSEPVKAFYQYHRSFSEPWDGPAAVCFTDGRTVAATLDRNGLRPARYKITQDGLFSLGSEVGVAELPDEIVVQKGRLAPGEMLSIDTTSGRFLGDQAIREELAAAQPYGEWIRQNRTELDQLTTPDPVEPTESIVGADLVKRQLAFDISQEEIKMAIQPMAVGGQEAVHSMGDDIPLSILSHKPRLLSTYFKQLFAQVTNPPIDPIRERLVMSLAAGLGPERNILKETPEHAKVLNIESPILFEHQIEAIQDLDEFPCQLLDLTWPVAEGAKGLEPALDALCQSAEEAVEDGKVILLLSDRGVSPERVALPALLAVGAVHHHLSRKRTRMRCSLVVETGEVRDPHQLAVTFGYGATAICPYLGYASIRDEIAKGTKDFQGVETLQALKNYRYGLEKGLLKIMSKIGIGVLNSYQGAQIFEAIGLGQGLVDRCFTGTHSKIDGIGFLDVGQEALQRHFSGYEGEEKALGDPGYNIYRRSGETHVVDPGVIKNFHTFVKSGKSEDYDDYVKEILKSRPVGLKDVMEWVPAASGPVPIDEVEPIEDIRSRFTTAAMSMGALSPEAHETLAIAMNRIGGKSDSGEGGEDPKRFTPWANGDWANSKIKQIASGRFGVSAEYLVNAEELEIKMAQGAKPGEGGQLPAHKVTGVIAKLRKTQPGVQLISPPPHHDIYSIEDLAQLIHDLKEVNPKARVCVKLVAETGVGTIAAGVAKANADIILVSGWEGGTGASPLSSIKHAGLPWELGVAETQQVLLLNGLRDRITLRTDGGLRTGQDIITAAILGAEEYNFGTIALIAMGCVYVRKCHLNVCPVGVATTSPKFRAKFKGTPEMVVNFFNGVAEECRQIMANLGVRRLNDLIGRPEFLRQREVLDHPKANTISLAPILKNVTAKQGERYCVEERNDGIHEPPLDDQILLDAREAIAQKTPVELSYPIRNTHRNIGTKLTGEIARRYGDHGLPEGTISLRLRGSAGQSFCTFLCGGIKIELSGEANDYVGKGMCGGEIIIKPSDQAHPDFVPHANSIVGNTVMYGATGGYLFANGRGGERFCVRNSGGTAVVEGIGDHGCEYMTNGLVVVLGGAGKNFGAGMSGGTAYIYDENDTFHRIYNDEMVEPVALEDPEDIAVVKQLITRHQELTGSPKAQRLLDNWETTLQTFLKVQPKGKKPAAKVEPVAAAVK